In Crinalium epipsammum PCC 9333, the following are encoded in one genomic region:
- a CDS encoding sensor histidine kinase has protein sequence MFSYFLLVSGKLEEITPRRFGMGLLLEMTLEQTEALNESEQRFRATFNQAAVGIAHLGLNGQWLMVNQKLCEIVGYTQEELLQLTFQDITYSEDLDTDLEYVRQVLADQIQTYSMEKRYICKKGSVIWINLTVSLVRELTGEPKYFIAVIEDINQRKLSEVALNRSSQRLEVLHTVDSGILAAYSLTEIVHAALSGLAKLVVSEQSFVVLFKFETQQAEVLVEKLTGDWKLAIKSKMPITDFINSDFLAEINNHGKGEISNFSNLSVFLEYPPILQRQNAQLMGSYISLPLVADKNLIGQLILASRERFAFNPEHLPIVSEVANQIAIAIRQTQLREQLQRKAEELEQRVIERTAQLQDANAELEAFAYSVSHDLRAPLRAMQGFSQILLEDYADKIDSLGQEYAHRIVRNAQRMENLIQDLLAYSRVSRTEIKLQSINLASIINNVLTHLHDEFQARQAIVSVTETLLQIEVLAHRTTLIQVLINLLMNAIKFVAPGVQPEIEIWAEERNLNLGLQSQEEETSKHQKWIRLWVKDNGIGIAKEHYDRIFQVFERLHGIETYAGTGIGLAIVRKGIERIGGRIGVESKVNEGSSFWIELPKVEQKNDDS, from the coding sequence TTGTTTTCTTATTTCCTTTTGGTTTCAGGAAAGCTAGAGGAAATCACGCCTAGAAGGTTCGGGATGGGGTTATTGCTAGAAATGACTTTAGAGCAGACTGAAGCATTAAACGAAAGTGAGCAGAGGTTTCGCGCTACATTTAACCAAGCGGCTGTTGGTATTGCCCATTTGGGGCTAAACGGACAGTGGCTAATGGTTAATCAAAAGCTTTGTGAGATTGTGGGGTATACCCAAGAAGAACTGTTACAGCTAACCTTTCAAGATATTACTTACTCAGAAGACTTGGATACTGACTTAGAGTATGTTAGGCAAGTTTTAGCAGATCAGATTCAGACTTACTCAATGGAGAAGCGGTATATCTGCAAAAAGGGTTCTGTAATCTGGATTAATTTGACAGTTTCATTAGTGCGCGAACTTACGGGTGAACCAAAATATTTCATTGCTGTAATTGAAGATATTAATCAAAGAAAATTATCAGAGGTAGCATTAAACCGTTCCTCCCAGCGTTTGGAAGTTTTGCATACAGTTGATAGTGGTATATTAGCAGCTTATTCATTAACAGAAATTGTTCATGCTGCACTATCGGGTTTAGCAAAATTAGTAGTATCAGAACAATCGTTTGTAGTTTTATTTAAGTTTGAAACACAACAAGCTGAAGTTTTAGTAGAAAAACTAACTGGAGATTGGAAATTGGCAATTAAGAGTAAAATGCCAATTACAGATTTTATTAATTCCGATTTTTTAGCAGAAATCAACAATCATGGAAAAGGCGAAATTTCTAATTTTTCTAATTTATCGGTTTTTCTAGAATACCCGCCAATTCTCCAGCGTCAAAACGCCCAATTAATGGGTAGTTATATTAGTTTGCCTTTAGTAGCTGACAAAAATCTTATTGGTCAATTAATCTTAGCTAGTAGAGAAAGATTTGCTTTTAATCCTGAACACTTGCCAATTGTGAGTGAAGTAGCAAATCAAATTGCGATCGCAATTCGTCAAACCCAACTGCGAGAACAACTCCAACGTAAAGCTGAAGAATTAGAACAGCGTGTAATTGAGCGTACTGCTCAATTACAAGATGCAAATGCTGAATTAGAAGCATTTGCTTATTCTGTCTCTCACGATTTACGTGCGCCTTTACGTGCTATGCAAGGATTTAGCCAAATTTTACTAGAAGATTATGCCGACAAAATAGACTCATTGGGTCAGGAGTACGCGCATCGGATTGTTAGAAACGCCCAGCGCATGGAAAACTTGATCCAAGATTTGCTTGCTTATAGTCGTGTTAGTCGCACTGAAATCAAACTCCAGTCGATTAACTTGGCATCTATAATTAACAATGTTTTAACACATTTGCACGATGAGTTCCAAGCACGACAAGCGATTGTAAGTGTAACAGAAACATTACTTCAGATAGAGGTATTAGCACACCGTACTACTTTGATTCAAGTATTAATAAATTTATTAATGAATGCGATTAAGTTTGTAGCGCCAGGGGTGCAACCTGAGATTGAGATCTGGGCAGAAGAACGCAACTTAAATTTAGGATTACAGTCTCAGGAAGAGGAAACAAGCAAACATCAAAAATGGATACGTCTATGGGTAAAAGATAATGGTATTGGTATTGCTAAAGAGCATTACGATCGCATTTTCCAAGTATTTGAACGTTTACATGGCATTGAAACTTATGCGGGTACAGGCATTGGACTAGCAATTGTGCGTAAAGGGATAGAACGGATAGGGGGGAGAATAGGAGTGGAATCAAAAGTTAACGAGGGTAGTAGTTTTTGGATAGAGTTACCAAAAGTTGAACAAAAAAATGATGATAGCTGA
- a CDS encoding response regulator, with amino-acid sequence MMIADNTILLVEDDPNDILLIQRAFFYKANVKNSVQVLKDGEEALLYLSGKQMYADRDRYPLPILILLDLKLPRKSGFEVLTWLRQQPGLKLLPVVVLTSSSENNEIQQAYNLGANSYLVKPVGFDALLEMIKQINLYWLGLNKKPIVNPD; translated from the coding sequence ATGATGATAGCTGACAATACCATTTTGCTTGTAGAAGATGATCCTAACGATATACTGCTAATTCAGCGTGCTTTTTTTTATAAAGCTAACGTGAAAAATTCTGTACAAGTGTTAAAGGATGGAGAAGAAGCACTGTTGTACTTGAGTGGTAAACAGATGTATGCCGATCGCGATCGCTATCCTTTACCGATATTAATACTGTTAGACTTAAAACTACCCCGCAAGTCTGGTTTTGAAGTATTAACATGGCTACGTCAACAACCAGGGCTGAAACTTCTGCCAGTAGTGGTACTAACTTCATCCTCTGAAAATAACGAGATTCAACAAGCTTATAATCTGGGTGCTAACTCTTATCTAGTCAAACCAGTAGGTTTTGATGCGTTGTTAGAAATGATTAAGCAGATCAACTTATACTGGCTGGGTTTAAACAAAAAACCAATAGTTAATCCAGATTAA
- a CDS encoding ATP-binding response regulator: MSQTLRVLVIDDNPDDRLLAIRQLEREFDDLNIEQINNPAHLEQAINAGNFDLVITDYQLQWTNGIAVIRRIKEQYPDCPIIMFTNSGDEEVAVEAMKAGLDDYIIKSPKHYMRLARAARSVMERVWQRQALKEYETLYRRLFEGVPVGLYRTTATGEIKDANSAMAQMLGYVNPQSLFGVKLVDLYVNPQAGDLWEAQIQQQGVVRNFEVQFCCSNGNIIWVLNSARAVTDNTLQILYYEGAIEDITERKRIEIEREKLLKSEQAARESAEAANRIKDEFLATLSHELRTPLNAILGWARMLHSRQLDQNTTTRALEVIERNAIAQTNLINDLLDISKIISGQSRLQIREVDLGLIIHTAIDSMQPAADAKNIQLNCIIDAVARIYKGDADKLQQVIWNLLSNAIKFTPSGGKVEVELSLSTNSKNQPLEAGLQIAIEQGSRASLISQAFVEIRVSDTGIGIPPECTPYIFERFRQVDSSITRSHGGLGLGLAIVRHLVELHGGTVSAEGAGLGKGATFIVQLPLLPETKILVEEEGELPAFESAPVQPLQNLRLLVVDDDPDSRELLDAILEQEGAEIILAASVREALAVLNQSSPDVLISDIGMPTEDGYALIRQIRNGEVLPAIPAIALTAFAHDSDRQKAQEAGFQWHLSKPVDPNELIMVVATLAGRTAKL; this comes from the coding sequence TTGAGCCAAACTTTGCGTGTTCTAGTTATTGATGACAACCCAGACGATCGCCTTCTGGCTATCCGCCAGTTAGAGCGAGAGTTTGATGATCTTAATATAGAGCAAATCAATAATCCAGCACACTTAGAGCAAGCAATCAACGCTGGCAATTTTGATCTGGTAATTACAGACTATCAATTGCAATGGACTAACGGCATAGCAGTTATTCGCCGTATTAAAGAGCAATATCCAGACTGCCCCATAATTATGTTTACTAATAGCGGCGATGAGGAAGTTGCCGTTGAAGCGATGAAGGCTGGACTGGATGACTATATTATTAAATCGCCCAAACATTATATGCGGTTAGCGAGGGCAGCGCGTTCAGTAATGGAGCGAGTTTGGCAACGCCAAGCCTTAAAAGAATATGAAACCCTTTATCGTCGTTTGTTTGAGGGTGTACCAGTAGGGCTTTATCGTACTACGGCAACAGGGGAGATCAAGGATGCCAATTCAGCAATGGCGCAGATGTTGGGTTATGTAAATCCGCAGTCGCTCTTTGGTGTGAAGTTGGTAGATTTGTATGTTAACCCACAAGCGGGTGACTTATGGGAAGCCCAAATTCAGCAACAGGGAGTAGTGCGGAATTTTGAGGTGCAATTTTGTTGCAGCAATGGCAATATAATTTGGGTACTTAATAGTGCTAGAGCAGTTACAGATAATACGCTGCAAATTTTGTACTATGAAGGCGCAATTGAAGATATTACAGAACGCAAGCGCATTGAAATAGAACGCGAGAAATTATTAAAAAGTGAACAAGCTGCACGAGAATCTGCTGAGGCGGCAAATAGAATTAAAGATGAGTTTCTGGCGACACTCTCCCATGAGTTGCGAACTCCCCTGAATGCGATTTTAGGGTGGGCGCGGATGCTACATAGCCGCCAGCTTGACCAAAATACTACGACACGCGCGTTGGAAGTAATCGAGCGTAATGCCATAGCGCAAACTAACTTAATTAATGATTTATTAGATATTTCCAAGATTATTAGTGGTCAATCGCGTCTCCAAATTCGTGAGGTTGATTTGGGGCTAATTATTCATACTGCGATTGATAGTATGCAACCAGCAGCAGATGCTAAGAACATTCAGTTAAATTGCATAATTGATGCTGTTGCCAGAATCTACAAAGGTGATGCTGATAAGTTGCAGCAAGTGATCTGGAATTTACTTTCTAATGCGATTAAATTTACGCCATCTGGGGGAAAGGTAGAGGTTGAGTTATCTTTATCTACTAACAGCAAAAATCAGCCATTAGAAGCAGGATTACAAATAGCTATAGAGCAAGGTAGTAGAGCAAGCTTAATTTCTCAGGCTTTTGTAGAAATTCGGGTAAGTGATACAGGTATAGGGATTCCGCCTGAGTGTACACCGTATATTTTTGAACGCTTTCGCCAAGTTGATAGCAGCATTACGCGATCGCACGGTGGTTTAGGGCTAGGATTAGCCATTGTGCGCCATTTAGTAGAATTACATGGTGGTACTGTCTCTGCTGAAGGTGCAGGTTTAGGTAAAGGAGCAACTTTCATAGTGCAATTACCATTACTGCCAGAAACTAAAATTTTAGTGGAGGAGGAAGGAGAACTTCCCGCCTTCGAGTCTGCGCCTGTGCAACCACTCCAGAATCTCCGGTTGCTGGTTGTAGATGATGATCCTGATTCCCGTGAGTTACTCGATGCGATTTTAGAACAGGAGGGTGCTGAAATAATACTTGCGGCATCTGTAAGGGAGGCGTTGGCAGTTTTGAATCAAAGTTCTCCAGATGTGTTAATCAGCGATATTGGTATGCCAACTGAGGATGGCTATGCACTAATTCGCCAGATTAGGAATGGGGAAGTATTGCCAGCTATACCTGCGATCGCTTTAACTGCTTTTGCCCATGATTCAGACAGACAAAAGGCACAAGAGGCAGGTTTTCAGTGGCATCTTTCCAAACCTGTCGATCCTAACGAGTTAATCATGGTAGTAGCAACTCTGGCTGGGCGTACCGCCAAGCTGTAA
- a CDS encoding response regulator, whose amino-acid sequence MRQQVSDDIEIEEFVVQLRSEINFGQAQQMWSKPIGEGDEEKLQLPTTDEQILPLVLVVEDNPEMNQFISETLATKYRTVSAFNGQEGWEKALALIPDLIISEIMMPHLSGDQLVSEVRKHRELDNTPIVLLTAKADERLRVQLLRSGAQDYLIKPFSSEEMRSRVDNLIAMKKAREVLQQQLDSTNQDVVVLAKEVAIRQRELQNIATELEIRVEQRTIELETANKLLKQEITQRQQAQTELETEKEFLKAVLDNVEAGIVACDAQGVLTIFNRVTREFHGLQESAIPAEEWGEYYKLYKPDRKTLMKKEEIPVWRALQGEHIRNLEMIIVSQHNLARVVLASGQPMVNPEGKKLGAVVVMHDITERKQAEEERAQLIREQMARAEAEASKWRFEFLAQARMELSASLDYETTLAGVAGLAVPILADYCIIDLVDQQGAIQRVEVAHINPAKEELMREMQHRYPPDINSPLGIGRILSTGRSQILTQVDDLQLEAFISDPEYLQLMEQLHPVSAMLVPLTTRGRTIGAISLVSADSGRHYDQTDLTLAEDLAHSIAASVDNAGLYREAQEANRLKDEFLAVLSHELRTPLNSMLGWVTLLRTRKFDEIKTVKALETIERNARSQLRMIEELLDVSRIIRGKLQLNLRQVDLISVVETAVDTLRPSAEAKGIKLETLVDLPLRYVAGDADRLQQIVWNLLSNAIKFTLSNGRVEVRLNCVDERAQIQVSDTGRGIAPEFVPYVFERFRQENSSTTRSHGGLGLGLAIVRHLVELHGGKVSAESAGIDRGATFTVQLPLINTEEITSNNSKNSSSSAALNSKSLKSKTLKGLRILVVDDEADAREVMTNVLEQFGAEVTAKDSVRQALEVLELQSPDILVSDIGMPSEDGYSLISQWRRREGTSGKHLPAVALTAYASEQDRERALAAGFDLHVAKPVNFTDLALAIAKLTKFSSNTIPRND is encoded by the coding sequence GTGCGTCAACAGGTAAGTGATGATATCGAAATTGAGGAATTTGTCGTACAACTAAGATCAGAAATTAATTTTGGGCAAGCACAGCAGATGTGGTCAAAACCTATTGGCGAGGGGGATGAGGAGAAGTTACAATTACCAACTACTGATGAGCAGATCCTCCCCTTAGTGCTAGTGGTTGAGGATAATCCTGAAATGAATCAGTTTATTAGCGAAACTCTAGCCACTAAATATCGCACTGTTAGTGCATTTAATGGGCAAGAAGGCTGGGAAAAAGCTTTAGCGTTAATTCCTGATTTAATTATCAGTGAGATTATGATGCCCCATTTAAGTGGCGATCAACTGGTGAGCGAGGTGAGAAAACATCGTGAACTGGATAATACACCGATAGTTTTGTTAACTGCTAAAGCTGACGAGCGATTACGGGTACAATTATTACGATCAGGAGCGCAAGATTACCTCATTAAGCCATTTTCATCGGAGGAAATGCGATCGCGTGTAGACAATTTGATCGCGATGAAAAAAGCTCGTGAGGTACTTCAACAACAATTAGACAGCACAAATCAAGACGTAGTAGTGTTAGCAAAAGAAGTTGCTATTCGCCAGCGTGAACTGCAAAACATAGCAACAGAATTAGAAATTCGGGTTGAACAACGCACCATAGAACTCGAAACAGCCAATAAATTATTGAAACAAGAAATAACTCAACGTCAGCAAGCACAAACTGAACTGGAAACAGAAAAAGAATTTCTCAAAGCTGTTCTTGATAACGTTGAAGCTGGAATTGTTGCTTGTGATGCCCAAGGAGTACTAACAATTTTTAATCGTGTTACGCGGGAATTTCATGGCTTGCAAGAAAGCGCGATTCCTGCTGAAGAGTGGGGTGAGTACTATAAATTGTATAAGCCAGACCGCAAAACGCTGATGAAAAAAGAGGAAATTCCTGTCTGGCGAGCTTTACAAGGGGAGCATATTCGTAACTTAGAAATGATTATTGTTTCCCAACACAATTTAGCACGGGTTGTCTTAGCTAGCGGACAACCAATGGTTAACCCAGAGGGTAAAAAGCTGGGTGCGGTTGTAGTTATGCACGATATTACAGAGCGCAAACAAGCTGAAGAAGAACGCGCTCAACTAATTCGGGAACAAATGGCACGCGCAGAAGCGGAAGCATCTAAGTGGCGATTTGAATTTCTAGCCCAAGCGCGGATGGAGTTGTCTGCCTCACTTGATTATGAAACTACACTAGCTGGCGTAGCGGGTTTGGCTGTGCCAATTTTAGCTGATTACTGCATCATCGATCTTGTGGATCAACAAGGCGCTATCCAGCGAGTGGAAGTAGCACATATAAATCCAGCTAAGGAAGAGTTGATGCGTGAAATGCAACATCGCTATCCGCCAGATATCAATTCACCTTTAGGTATTGGTAGGATACTCAGTACTGGTAGGTCACAAATATTAACGCAAGTCGATGATTTGCAGTTAGAAGCTTTTATAAGTGACCCTGAATATCTGCAACTCATGGAACAACTCCATCCTGTTTCCGCGATGCTGGTGCCATTAACTACGCGGGGGCGCACCATTGGAGCAATATCATTAGTTTCAGCAGATTCAGGTCGTCATTATGATCAAACAGATTTAACTTTGGCTGAAGATTTAGCTCATAGTATTGCTGCTTCAGTTGATAATGCAGGTTTATATCGTGAAGCTCAAGAAGCTAACCGTCTCAAAGATGAATTTTTAGCGGTTCTTTCCCACGAATTACGGACTCCGCTTAATTCGATGCTGGGTTGGGTGACTTTGTTACGCACACGGAAATTTGATGAAATTAAGACAGTAAAAGCATTAGAAACTATTGAGCGCAATGCCCGTTCTCAGTTGCGGATGATTGAAGAATTATTAGATGTTTCGCGCATTATTAGAGGAAAATTACAGCTTAATCTGCGACAAGTTGACTTAATTTCAGTGGTTGAAACTGCTGTGGATACTTTGCGACCTAGTGCTGAAGCTAAGGGAATTAAGTTAGAAACTTTAGTAGATTTACCCCTGAGATATGTTGCTGGTGATGCTGACCGTTTGCAGCAAATTGTCTGGAATTTATTGTCTAATGCGATTAAGTTCACTTTATCTAATGGGCGTGTGGAGGTGAGATTAAATTGTGTGGACGAAAGAGCGCAAATTCAAGTAAGTGATACAGGTCGGGGAATTGCGCCTGAGTTTGTACCTTATGTGTTTGAGCGTTTTCGTCAAGAGAATAGTAGTACTACGCGATCGCACGGTGGTTTAGGATTAGGTCTAGCAATTGTACGTCATTTAGTAGAACTACATGGTGGTAAAGTTAGTGCTGAAAGTGCTGGAATTGACAGAGGCGCAACTTTTACCGTTCAACTACCTTTAATTAATACCGAGGAAATTACCAGCAATAATTCAAAAAATAGCTCATCATCGGCTGCACTTAATTCTAAATCCTTAAAAAGCAAAACTTTAAAAGGTTTGCGGATTTTAGTAGTAGATGATGAGGCAGATGCGCGAGAAGTTATGACTAATGTTTTGGAACAATTTGGCGCTGAGGTGACAGCTAAAGATTCAGTTAGGCAAGCTTTAGAAGTTTTAGAATTGCAATCGCCAGATATTTTAGTCAGCGATATTGGGATGCCAAGTGAAGACGGTTACTCGCTGATTAGTCAGTGGCGACGGCGGGAGGGAACATCTGGAAAACATTTGCCCGCAGTGGCGCTTACAGCCTACGCTAGTGAACAAGATCGTGAACGTGCCTTAGCTGCTGGTTTTGATTTGCACGTTGCCAAGCCAGTAAATTTCACGGATTTGGCGTTGGCGATCGCTAAACTTACCAAATTTAGCAGTAACACCATTCCACGCAATGATTGA
- a CDS encoding baeRF7 domain-containing protein: MSVSQDELKNLIEVTQAPCISIYIPTQKAGPEVRQNPIRFKNLMREAEEHLHKMGLDQDAIASLLTQAQELDTAEFWENQDNSLAIFISPEIFRHYSLPQEFEELVVVTDSFHLKPLLQLVNNDGLFYLLTLSQNEAKFFEGTRYSIKQIGVENLPSNLDEALEYDETAKDNQQEIATPKGGTGNSAQQPGSFHGQGAEGDNAKSDILQFFHTINNALAEILKNKKAPLVLAGVEYLFPLYQEANTYQHLVEEGITGNPENLQPEELHEQALKLVEPLFEQEQQKAIEHYHELAGSDNGKASHDLKEIISSAYFQRVDSLFVAVGEQKWGHFKPDTNTVDLHDEPQADDQDLLDFAAIHTILNGGKVYAVEPDKVPDNVPIAAIFRY; the protein is encoded by the coding sequence ATGTCGGTATCTCAAGATGAACTCAAGAATTTAATAGAAGTTACTCAAGCACCATGTATTTCCATTTATATCCCTACTCAAAAGGCAGGTCCAGAGGTACGCCAAAACCCAATTCGCTTTAAAAATTTGATGCGGGAAGCTGAAGAACACTTGCATAAAATGGGGTTAGATCAAGATGCGATCGCCTCATTACTCACGCAAGCACAGGAACTTGATACAGCCGAATTCTGGGAAAACCAAGACAACAGCTTGGCAATTTTCATATCTCCTGAAATATTCCGTCACTATTCTTTACCGCAAGAGTTTGAAGAATTAGTAGTTGTAACCGATAGCTTCCACCTGAAACCATTGCTACAGTTAGTTAACAATGACGGGCTTTTTTACCTTTTAACTTTAAGCCAAAACGAAGCTAAGTTTTTTGAGGGAACGCGCTACAGCATTAAACAGATAGGAGTGGAAAATCTTCCATCTAATCTGGATGAAGCCTTAGAGTATGATGAAACTGCTAAGGATAATCAGCAAGAGATTGCTACACCCAAAGGGGGAACTGGCAATTCAGCCCAGCAACCAGGAAGTTTTCATGGACAAGGCGCTGAGGGAGATAATGCCAAGAGCGATATCTTGCAATTTTTCCATACAATTAATAATGCCTTGGCAGAAATACTCAAGAATAAGAAAGCGCCTTTAGTCTTAGCCGGAGTTGAATATTTATTCCCACTTTATCAGGAAGCAAATACTTATCAGCATTTAGTAGAAGAAGGCATTACTGGAAACCCAGAAAATTTGCAGCCTGAAGAATTGCACGAACAAGCTTTAAAATTAGTGGAGCCGTTGTTTGAGCAAGAGCAACAAAAAGCCATAGAACATTATCACGAACTAGCTGGTTCTGATAATGGTAAGGCTTCTCACGATTTGAAAGAAATCATCTCTAGTGCATATTTCCAAAGAGTTGATTCCTTGTTTGTCGCTGTAGGTGAGCAAAAATGGGGTCATTTTAAACCAGATACAAATACAGTAGATCTACATGATGAACCACAAGCAGATGATCAAGATCTGCTAGATTTTGCTGCTATTCATACAATCTTAAACGGTGGCAAGGTTTATGCAGTTGAGCCAGATAAAGTTCCAGATAATGTACCGATAGCAGCCATTTTTCGTTATTAA
- a CDS encoding DUF1361 domain-containing protein: MTDQLSAVATHALHLWYNNLFWMAWNLFLALVPLGMSFWLFHRPRSLWLRVVIGIMLGATFVYGFPRKDNYWENLIKLINSLSTSYLAFDAIYLILVVGLILLLMMLDFRLLHGRGSRSIAWWLGFAVFILFLPNAPYVLTDIIHLIDDIRRYSSVWLITLAIIPEYLLFMVMGFESYVLSLIYLGDYLKRHGWGKYLLSVELIVHGLSAIGVYLGRFQRLNSWHIISQPDELFRSVTNDLVGKLPLVVIAVTFVVIAGLYWIMKQVSLGIMLKSSRRSVISTQQSAETTDNL; encoded by the coding sequence ATGACAGATCAACTAAGTGCCGTTGCTACCCATGCTTTGCACCTGTGGTACAACAACTTATTCTGGATGGCTTGGAATCTCTTTTTGGCATTGGTACCGCTAGGCATGAGTTTTTGGCTATTCCACCGTCCCCGTTCGCTTTGGTTGCGCGTGGTAATAGGAATAATGCTAGGTGCTACGTTTGTCTATGGCTTCCCACGCAAGGACAACTATTGGGAGAATTTAATTAAACTGATCAATAGTCTGTCCACAAGTTATTTAGCATTCGATGCAATTTACTTAATTCTGGTAGTTGGGCTTATACTACTTTTGATGATGTTAGACTTTAGGCTATTGCATGGGCGAGGATCTCGTTCAATTGCTTGGTGGCTAGGATTTGCAGTTTTTATTTTGTTTTTGCCAAATGCACCTTATGTTTTAACAGACATCATCCACCTAATTGATGATATTCGTCGCTACTCTTCAGTGTGGTTAATCACTCTGGCAATAATTCCCGAATATTTATTGTTTATGGTGATGGGGTTTGAATCCTATGTTTTATCTTTAATTTATTTAGGTGACTACTTAAAACGACACGGCTGGGGCAAATATCTCCTTTCGGTTGAGTTAATTGTGCATGGTTTAAGTGCCATTGGAGTTTATTTGGGAAGATTTCAAAGATTAAATAGCTGGCATATCATCAGTCAACCGGATGAACTTTTCAGAAGTGTAACCAATGATTTAGTCGGCAAATTGCCTCTAGTAGTGATCGCAGTGACGTTTGTGGTAATTGCTGGTCTTTACTGGATTATGAAGCAAGTAAGTTTAGGAATTATGCTCAAAAGCAGTCGGCGTTCAGTAATTAGCACTCAGCAGTCAGCAGAAACAACTGACAATTTATAG
- a CDS encoding NYN domain-containing protein, which yields MTEINDPAIINLIAQNVYQTLVDIQRINPSLLKEKYRQFPWRSRQADFIKMLTLELSETIDIDTLILKLIKLLNRFINYSFFISEQYKNLTEKLRQITKISPNIELSKLSSDAESEQAIAILLLDLENLQLDIATENFIAQVCTYPIQVKIAFANWRQMGKLDAELHSRGYDLIHVPAGKDNADGKMIAVGLSLREHYPNAKEVLVCSSDNVMTNLCNHLLKKGLTVYRVSRQKDGLIISNFQTNKTHKYTLSQLPALPPLAECLNNLRSLIAAEQNKNKTQWIKASKISALFLEKYKYSLEKVAVIYLHSKQVKDLFIGNPSIFAIHQPAPDNEIYITVFNSKNESQLIENNSSNTDNSKITQPLHQIIESSEQLELALVSLLEHTNKKSSINSIKLITIAQLGILFRQRYNKSVREVLKKIGKNGNLTKFLQSSGKFTTQIINQIEYVELASDPILTLNSPTALEQVLVKIFKSLTLKSPQSQIPVETLSGEFHKRYGVTISAMMKHLKIAGSFTEFLQSCNTLEIKTSGTKSQVLLT from the coding sequence ATGACTGAAATTAATGACCCTGCTATTATCAATTTAATCGCCCAGAATGTTTACCAAACATTGGTTGATATTCAACGGATTAACCCTTCACTTTTAAAGGAAAAGTATCGCCAATTCCCTTGGCGATCGCGACAAGCTGATTTTATTAAAATGTTAACCTTAGAACTTAGCGAAACTATAGATATAGATACTTTAATATTGAAATTAATTAAATTACTTAATCGGTTTATTAACTATAGTTTTTTTATTTCAGAGCAGTATAAAAACTTAACAGAAAAATTGCGACAAATTACTAAAATCTCCCCCAACATTGAGTTATCTAAACTTAGTAGTGATGCTGAATCTGAACAAGCGATCGCTATTTTATTATTAGATCTAGAAAACTTGCAACTTGATATTGCTACAGAAAATTTTATTGCACAAGTCTGCACATATCCTATTCAAGTAAAGATTGCTTTTGCAAATTGGCGACAAATGGGTAAACTAGATGCAGAATTACATAGTCGGGGATATGACTTAATTCATGTTCCTGCTGGCAAGGATAATGCTGATGGTAAAATGATTGCTGTTGGCTTATCTCTGCGTGAACATTACCCTAACGCTAAAGAAGTTTTAGTTTGTTCATCAGATAATGTTATGACTAATCTTTGCAATCATTTGCTTAAAAAAGGTTTAACTGTTTATAGAGTTTCTAGACAGAAGGATGGTTTAATTATATCTAATTTTCAAACAAACAAAACTCACAAATACACCCTTTCTCAATTACCTGCACTACCACCCTTAGCAGAATGTTTAAATAACTTGCGATCGCTCATTGCTGCCGAGCAAAATAAAAATAAAACTCAATGGATTAAAGCATCTAAAATTTCAGCTTTATTTTTAGAAAAATATAAATATTCTCTAGAAAAAGTTGCAGTAATTTACCTTCATAGCAAACAAGTTAAAGATCTCTTTATTGGCAACCCATCTATTTTCGCCATCCATCAACCTGCTCCAGACAATGAGATATATATAACTGTATTTAATTCTAAAAATGAATCTCAACTAATTGAAAATAATTCTAGTAATACAGATAATAGCAAAATTACACAACCTTTACACCAAATCATTGAATCTTCAGAGCAGCTAGAACTTGCTTTAGTTTCTTTACTTGAACATACTAATAAAAAATCTTCAATTAATTCAATTAAACTGATAACTATCGCACAGTTAGGAATTCTTTTTAGACAAAGGTATAATAAATCAGTTAGAGAAGTGTTAAAAAAAATAGGAAAAAATGGAAATCTAACTAAATTTTTACAGTCATCGGGAAAATTTACAACTCAAATTATTAACCAAATTGAATATGTTGAGTTAGCTAGTGATCCTATCTTGACACTAAATTCACCAACAGCATTAGAGCAAGTTTTAGTCAAAATATTTAAGTCCCTAACTCTTAAATCTCCACAATCACAAATTCCGGTAGAAACTTTAAGTGGAGAATTTCATAAGCGATATGGGGTGACAATTTCTGCAATGATGAAACACTTAAAGATAGCAGGTAGTTTTACAGAATTTTTGCAATCGTGTAATACTTTAGAGATTAAAACCTCTGGAACAAAATCTCAAGTTCTCTTAACCTAG